Genomic DNA from uncultured Desulfuromusa sp.:
GGTGCTGTTATTGTTACTTATGGTGAAACCAAGGTTCTCTGTACTGTGGTTTCCGCCAAAAAAATGCGTGAAGGTCAGGACTTTTTCCCATTAACCGTCAACTATGCTGAAAAATTTTATTCAGCGGGTAAGATACCAGGTTCTTTCTTTCGCCGTGAGCGTGGTTCCACTGAACGTGAAACCCTCATTTGCCGGCTCATCGATCGCCCCATGCGCCCCCTTTTTCCTAAGGGCTACATGTTTGAAACCCAGATTATGCCATCGGTTATTTCTGCCGATTTAGTGAATGATCCTGATACCCTGGCAATGGTTGCCGCTTCTGCTTCCGTTGCTGTTTCAGATATTCCTTTTGAGGGCCCGATTGCTGCAGTTCGTGTTGGTCGTGTAGATGGTCAACTTGTGGCTAATCCCACAAATGATCAGATCGCCGAGAGCGATTTGGAAATTGTCATTTCCGGCTCTAAAGATGCTGTCATGATGGTTGAAGGGGAATCTGCGTTCTTCAGTGAAGAGGAAATGTTGGAAGCTATTTTCTTTGGTCATGCAGCTTTGCAACCATTAATTGAGGTTCAAGAAGAGTTGGCTAGACTTGTCGGCAAAGAAAAACGAGCTTTTGAAGTTGCTGTTGCTGATGAAGTTCTCGTTTCTAAAGTGACCGAGTTGGCTGAACCCAAAGTCATTGACGCCGTCAGAATCCAAAGTAAGCAGGACCGCTATGCTGCTTTGGCCGAAAATCGCGCTGAAGTACAAGAGCAGTTGGCTGAAGAATTTGAAGGCCGTGAGGGTGAAATTTCTGCGGCACTTGCTGCTGTGGAGAAAAGAGTTGTCCGTCAGATGGTCACTAAAGACCGGATCCGTATTGATGGGCGTGATATGACAACTATTCGTCCCATCAGCTGCGAAGTCGGTGTTCTCCCCCGTTCCCATGGTAGCGCCTTGTTTACCCGTGGTGAAACCCAAGCTTTGGTTGCCGCAACACTGGGAACTGGTACCGATGAACAGCGTATGGATAATATTCAGGGAATGGAGTTTAAAAAGTTTATGCTCCATTATAACTTTCCTCCGTTCTGTGTCGGCGAAACCAGTATGCGTCTCTTTCCTGGCCGTCGTGAAATAGGCCACGGTATGCTTGCTGAGCGTAGTGCGGCCCAGATTTTGCCTAAGCATGAAGATTTCCCTTATACCATTCGGGTTGTCTCAGATATCCTTGAATCGAATGGTTCTTCTTCCATGGCCTCTGTTTGTGGTGCTTCCTTGTCCCTGATGGACGCTGGTGTGCCGGTTTCCGAAGCAATTTCGGGGATCGCTATGGGGCTGATTAAAGAGGGTGATGACGTTGCCGTATTGTCGGATATTCTTGGTGATGAGGATCATCTTGGTGATATGGACTTCAAAGTCACGGGTTCTGCAAAAGGAATTACCGCATTGCAGATGGATATTAAAATTACAGGCGTGACCAGAGAAATAATGCAACAAGCTTTGGAGCAAGCACGTGAGGGACGGATTCACATTCTGGGTGAAATGGCTAAAGCCATTGATGCGCCACGGGCTGAACTTTCTGAACATGCTCCGCAGATCACCAGTATTAAGGTGAAATCAGATCAAGTTAGAACAGTTATCGGTTCAGGGGGGAAAAATATTCGTGGCATTATTGAAGCAACAGGTTGCGCCATTGATATTGAGGATGACGGCACCATCAAGATTGCTTCGGCTGACGGCCTGGCTGCCAAAGAAGCAATCAAGATGATTCGGGATCTGACCCAGGAAGCCGAAGTTGATAAGCTCTACATGGGTAAAGTGAAAAAAATTATGGAGTTTGGAGCTTTTGTTGAAATATTCCCAGGGACAGATGGTCTGGTTCACGTTTCTGAGCTGGCAAAAGAGCGGGTGCGCAACGTCACTGATGTCCTCAATGAAGGGGATGAAGTGCTGGTGAAATGTATCGGAGTTGATCGCCAGGGGAAGATTAAACTTTCCCGTAAGGCTGCCCTCGGCATGGAGTTGCCTGAAGAGGGTTAAACCCTTATTTATTTTTTAAAAATCACGATATAATGGCCGGTGAAGAAGATTTTCCTTCTTCACCGGCCCTTTTTGATTGGACAATGAATATGCTGAGACCACAGGTGATGATAAAAAAACTGCATCCTCTGGCGACAATGCCAAAGTATATGACGGAATTAGCCGCCGGCATGGATATTTGTGCATTACTGAATGAGCCGATACAACTTGCTCCGGGGGAACGATCCCTGATTCCTACGGGATTGGCATTTGCTATTCCTCCAGGATTTGAAATTCAGGTGCGGCCTCGCTCAGGACTGGCCATAAAACATGGGATTGCTCTGGTCAATGCTCCAGGAACCATTGATGCTGATTATCGCGGTGAGGTTCGTATTATTCTGATTAACCATGGTCAGGAAAGTTTTACAATCAATTCAGGCGATCGCATTGCCCAGCTTATTGTCGCTCCTGTTTCTCAGGCCGATCTGGTTGAGGTCAGCGAACTGTCAGAAACATTGCGCGGGGAAGGTGGTTTCGGTCATACCGGGAAAAATCATGAAAAAAGTTGATTCAGCTGATCTGATTGAATTTCCATGCCACTACCAGTTTAAGGCTGTAGGGCTGGCAGGGACTGATTTTCGTGAAGCGATTATTGCTGCTGTTGATAAACATGCTACCGTTTCAGAAGATGCTGTTCTTAGTCGTCCCAGCGGCAAAGGAACCTATCAATCTGTTTCAATTCTGGTGACCTTGCATAGCTATGAACAGTTGACCGCTATTTATGCGAAGATGCGGCGTGTTAACGGCTTGAAAATGTTGCTTTAAAGCCATTTCCGGATTACTATAAATTATCAATCTGATTATCTAAAAGGGGAGAGCCACGATG
This window encodes:
- the pnp gene encoding polyribonucleotide nucleotidyltransferase: MAYNKVEVEFNGQPLTIETGKVARQADGAVIVTYGETKVLCTVVSAKKMREGQDFFPLTVNYAEKFYSAGKIPGSFFRRERGSTERETLICRLIDRPMRPLFPKGYMFETQIMPSVISADLVNDPDTLAMVAASASVAVSDIPFEGPIAAVRVGRVDGQLVANPTNDQIAESDLEIVISGSKDAVMMVEGESAFFSEEEMLEAIFFGHAALQPLIEVQEELARLVGKEKRAFEVAVADEVLVSKVTELAEPKVIDAVRIQSKQDRYAALAENRAEVQEQLAEEFEGREGEISAALAAVEKRVVRQMVTKDRIRIDGRDMTTIRPISCEVGVLPRSHGSALFTRGETQALVAATLGTGTDEQRMDNIQGMEFKKFMLHYNFPPFCVGETSMRLFPGRREIGHGMLAERSAAQILPKHEDFPYTIRVVSDILESNGSSSMASVCGASLSLMDAGVPVSEAISGIAMGLIKEGDDVAVLSDILGDEDHLGDMDFKVTGSAKGITALQMDIKITGVTREIMQQALEQAREGRIHILGEMAKAIDAPRAELSEHAPQITSIKVKSDQVRTVIGSGGKNIRGIIEATGCAIDIEDDGTIKIASADGLAAKEAIKMIRDLTQEAEVDKLYMGKVKKIMEFGAFVEIFPGTDGLVHVSELAKERVRNVTDVLNEGDEVLVKCIGVDRQGKIKLSRKAALGMELPEEG
- the dut gene encoding dUTP diphosphatase, translating into MLRPQVMIKKLHPLATMPKYMTELAAGMDICALLNEPIQLAPGERSLIPTGLAFAIPPGFEIQVRPRSGLAIKHGIALVNAPGTIDADYRGEVRIILINHGQESFTINSGDRIAQLIVAPVSQADLVEVSELSETLRGEGGFGHTGKNHEKS
- a CDS encoding DUF493 domain-containing protein codes for the protein MKKVDSADLIEFPCHYQFKAVGLAGTDFREAIIAAVDKHATVSEDAVLSRPSGKGTYQSVSILVTLHSYEQLTAIYAKMRRVNGLKMLL